From Canis lupus dingo isolate Sandy chromosome 24, ASM325472v2, whole genome shotgun sequence, a single genomic window includes:
- the DBNDD2 gene encoding dysbindin domain-containing protein 2, with amino-acid sequence MRREVCGNGFCVKEEKEVAQSRGADMDPNPRAALERQQLRLRERQKFFEEILQPETEFVFPLSHLHLESQRPPIGSISSMEVNVDALEQVELIDLGDQDGADVFLPCEDPPPASQTSGLDDHPEELSLPVPTPDRTAFRTSSSSSDDSTNLHSPNPSDGGADTPLAQSDEEDGADGGAEPGACS; translated from the exons ATGAGACGTGAAGTTTGTGGTAATGGATTCTGCgtcaaagaagagaaggaggtagCCCAGTCCAGAG GAGCTGACATGGACCCAAATCCTCGGGCAGCCCTGGAGCGCCAGCAGCTCCGCCTTCGGGAGCGGCAGAAATTCTTCGAGGAAATTTTACAGCCAGAAACGGAGTTTGTCTTCCCCCTGTCCCACCTGCATCTCGAGTCACAGAGAC CCCCCATAGGTAGTATCTCATCCATGGAAGTGAACGTGGATGCACTGGAACAGGTAGAACTTATTGACCTTGGAGACCAGGATGGAGCAGATGTGTTCTTGCCTTGTGAAGACCCTCCGCCAGCCTCCCAGACATCTG GGCTGGATGACCATCCGGAGGAGCTGAGCCTGCCAGTGCCTACGCCAGACAGGACTGCCTTCCGTACCTCCTCCTCATCTTCCGATGACTCCACCAACCTGCACAGCCCAAATCCCAGCGATGGTGGAGCAGACACGCCCTTGGCACAATCTGATGAGGAGGACGGGGCTGATGGAGGGGCAGAGCCTGGAGCTTGCAGCTAG
- the PIGT gene encoding GPI transamidase component PIG-T, whose protein sequence is MAAACLRLVWLAPLLLGLVDGGRAEPPRDALREELVITPLPSGDVAATFQFRTRWDSDLQREEVSHYRLFPKALGQLISKYSLRELHLSFTQGFWRTRYWGPPFLQAPSGAELWVWFQDTVTDVDKSWKELSNVLSGIFCASLNFIDSTNTVTPTASFKPLGLANGTDHYFLRYAVLPREVVCTENLTPWKKLLPCSSKAGLSVLLKADRLFHTSYHSQAVHIRPVCRNARCTSISWELRQTLSVVYDAFVTGQGKKDWSLFRMFSRTLTEPCPLASESRVYVDVTSYNQDNETLEVHPTPTTTYQDVTLGTQKTYAVYDLLDTAVINNSRNLNLQFKWKSPPENEAPPVPFLHAQRYVSGYGLQNGELNTLLYNTHPYRAFPVLVLDTVPWYLRLYVHTLTITSKGKENKPSYVHYQPAQDRLQPHLLEMLIQLPANSATKVSIQFERALLKWTEYTPDPNHGFYVSPSVLSALVPSMVAAKPVDWEESPLFKSLYPVSDSSSYFVRLYTEPLLVNLPTPDFSMPYNVICLTCTVVAVCYGSFYNLLTRTFHIEEPSTGGLAKWLANLIRRARGVPPL, encoded by the exons ATGGCGGCGGCCTGCTTGCGGCTCGTGTGGCTCGCGCCGCTGCTCCTGGGGCTGGTGGACGGGGGCCGAGCAGAGCCCCCACGAGATGCGCTGCGGGAGGAGCTCGTTATCACCCCGCTGCCTTCCGGGGACGTAGCCGCCACATTCCAGTTCCGCACGCGCTGGGATTCGGACCTGCAGCGAGAAGAAG TGTCTCATTATAGGCTATTtcccaaggccctggggcagTTGATCTCCAAGTATTCTCTACGGGAGCTGCACTTGTCATTCACTCAAGGCTTCTGGAGGACTCGGTACTGGGGGCCACCCTTCCTGCAGGCCCCATCAGGTGCAGAGCTCTGGGTCTGGTTCCAAGACACCGTCACGGA TGTGGATAAATCTTGGAAGGAGCTCAGTAATGTCCTCTCGGGGATCTTCTGTGCCTCCTTGAACTTCATCGACTCTACCAACACGGTCACTCCTACTGCCTCCTTCAAACCCCTGGGGCTGGCCAATG GCACTGATCATTATTTCCTACGCTACGCGGTGCTGCCACGAGAGGTGGTCTGCACTGAGAACCTCACCCCGTGGAAGAAGCTCTTGCCCTGTAGTTCCAAG GCAGGCCTGTCTGTGCTGCTGAAGGCTGATCGCTTATTCCACACAAGCTACCACTCCCAGGCAGTGCATATTCGTCCTGTTTGCAGA AATGCACGCTGTACCAGCATCTCCTGGGAGCTGAGGCAGACCCTGTCTGTCGTATATGACGCCTTTGTCACAGGACAGGGGAAGAAAG aCTGGTCCCTCTTCCGGATGTTCTCTCGAACCCTTACAGAGCCCTGTCCCCTGGCTTCGGAGAGCCGAGTCTATGTGGACGTCACCAGCTATAACCAG GACAATGAGACATTGGAGGTTCACCCAACCCCAACCACCACATACCAGGACGTCACCCTTGGTACCCAGAAGACCTACGCTGTTTATGACTTGCTTGACACAGCTGTGATCAACAACTCCCGTAACCTCAACCTCCAGTTCAAGTGGAAGAGCCCTCCAGAGAATG AGGCCCCTCCAGTACCCTTCCTGCATGCCCAGCGATATGTGAGTGGCTACGGGCTACAGAATGGGGAGCTGAACACGCTGCTATACAATACTCACCCATACCGCGCCTTCCCTGTGCTGGTGCTGGACACAGTGCCCTGGTACCTGCGGCTCTATGTGCACACCCTCACCATCACCTCCAAGGGCAAGGAGAACAAGCCAA GTTACGTCCACTACCAGCCCGCACAGGACCGGTTGCAGCCACACCTCCTGGAGATGCTGATTCAGCTGCCGGCCAACTCAGCCACTAAGGTCTCCATTCAGTTTGAGCGGGCGCTGCTCAAGTGGACTGAGTACACCCCGGACCCCAACCATGGCTTCTATGTGAG CCCGTCTGTCCTCAGTGCCCTCGTGCCCAGCATGGTGGCAGCCAAGCCCGTGGACTGGGAGGAGAGTCCCCTCTTCAAGTCCCT GTACCCGGTCTCCGATAGCTCTAGCTACTTCGTGCGCCTCTACACTGAGCCACTGCTGGTGAACCTGCCCACACCGGACTTCAGCATGCCCTACAACGTCATCTGCCTCACGTGCACAGTGGTGGCTGTGTGCTATGGTTCCTTCTACAATCTCCTTACACGAACCTTCCACATCGAGGAGCCCAGCACGGGCGGCCTGGCCAAATGGCTGGCCAACCTTATCCGGCGTGCCCGTGGTGTCCCCCCGCTGTGA
- the SPINT3 gene encoding kunitz-type protease inhibitor 3 isoform X2 — protein sequence MKFSLFLALCFLLGLVGITSLEKASAHLRQEAFQELSQTLPVLCQLPPGKGPCRGRFYRYFYNSTSSECEHFIYGGCQGNANNFETTEICLKICKPPETR from the exons ATGAAGTTCAGCCTGTTCCTcgccctctgcttcctcctcggCCTGGTGGGCATCACCAGCCTAGAAAAGGCCTCAG CCCATCTCAGGCAAGAGGCTTTCCAGGAGCTGTCCCAAACTCTGCCTGTCCTGTGCCAGCTGCCCCCAGGGAAGGGCCCCTGCAGAGGCCGCTTCTACCGGTACTTCTACAACTCTACATCCAGTGAGTGTGAGCACTTCATCTATGGTGGCTGTCAGGGCAATGCCAACAATTTTGAGACCACAGAGATCTGTTTGAAGATCTGCAAGCCCCCTG AGACAAGGTAA
- the SPINT3 gene encoding kunitz-type protease inhibitor 3 isoform X1: MKFSLFLALCFLLGLVGITSLEKASAHLRQEAFQELSQTLPVLCQLPPGKGPCRGRFYRYFYNSTSSECEHFIYGGCQGNANNFETTEICLKICKPPGESSFRNRRSDVHDWVVVVMGRETAW; this comes from the exons ATGAAGTTCAGCCTGTTCCTcgccctctgcttcctcctcggCCTGGTGGGCATCACCAGCCTAGAAAAGGCCTCAG CCCATCTCAGGCAAGAGGCTTTCCAGGAGCTGTCCCAAACTCTGCCTGTCCTGTGCCAGCTGCCCCCAGGGAAGGGCCCCTGCAGAGGCCGCTTCTACCGGTACTTCTACAACTCTACATCCAGTGAGTGTGAGCACTTCATCTATGGTGGCTGTCAGGGCAATGCCAACAATTTTGAGACCACAGAGATCTGTTTGAAGATCTGCAAGCCCCCTGGTGAGTCCTCTTTTAGAAACAGAAGAAGTGATGTTCATGATTGGGTGGTGGTGGTCATGGGAAGGGAGACAGCGTGGTAG